A single window of Kitasatospora sp. HUAS MG31 DNA harbors:
- a CDS encoding SRPBCC family protein gives MSGEFEASVEVDRPVEEVFAYLADGRHDPEFSPRVQEIRRTPDGPTAVGTLFRSTVKDAGMKTSREFRITRLEAPRTVRWTEQSHNLITAEGGYDLEPLPNGHTRVRVFNVLEGHGLGKLLVKPAVHAARKDAPAFGRRIKEAVERS, from the coding sequence ATGTCCGGAGAGTTCGAGGCCAGCGTCGAGGTCGACCGCCCGGTGGAGGAGGTCTTCGCGTACCTCGCGGACGGCCGGCACGACCCCGAGTTCAGCCCCCGGGTCCAGGAGATCCGCAGGACGCCGGACGGTCCCACCGCCGTCGGCACGCTGTTCCGCAGCACGGTGAAGGACGCGGGGATGAAGACCTCCCGCGAGTTCCGGATCACCCGGCTGGAGGCGCCGCGGACGGTGCGGTGGACCGAGCAGAGCCACAACCTCATCACCGCCGAGGGCGGCTACGACCTGGAGCCGCTGCCCAACGGGCACACCCGGGTCCGGGTGTTCAACGTGCTGGAGGGCCACGGCCTCGGGAAGCTCCTGGTCAAGCCGGCCGTGCACGCCGCCCGTAAGGACGCGCCCGCGTTCGGCCGGCGGATCAAGGAGGCCGTCGAGCGGTCCTGA
- a CDS encoding methyltransferase domain-containing protein, producing the protein MTSLPRPPHDAGRDPIDGTTALGGESAPACGYLLDNARAEAGERFVWLAELFDGVTRGHFDRLGVGAGSRCWEVGAGGPGIPEALAAAVGPTGHVLATDIDPSWLKAGDGYEVRRHDVAADPPPEPGTFDLVHARLVLVHVPDRARALATMAAALRPGGWLLVEDADTALQPLACLDESGPAQRRANRLRDAVRELLARRGADLRYGRTLPRALREAGLVDVAAAGSFPVGGPACDRLEAATIRHVRGELLAAGLTDDAEIDAHLAAIHAGELDLTLAPLISAWGRRPAEHPPALG; encoded by the coding sequence ATGACCTCCTTGCCTCGCCCGCCGCATGACGCCGGCCGGGATCCGATCGACGGGACTACCGCGCTCGGCGGAGAGTCCGCTCCCGCCTGCGGGTACCTGCTGGACAACGCGCGCGCCGAGGCGGGCGAGCGATTCGTCTGGCTGGCCGAGCTGTTCGACGGTGTGACGCGCGGGCACTTCGATCGACTGGGGGTCGGGGCCGGCTCGCGGTGCTGGGAAGTGGGGGCCGGCGGCCCCGGTATCCCGGAGGCGCTCGCGGCGGCCGTCGGTCCGACCGGGCACGTGCTGGCCACGGACATCGACCCGTCGTGGCTGAAGGCAGGCGACGGGTACGAGGTGCGCCGGCACGACGTCGCCGCTGATCCGCCCCCGGAGCCGGGGACGTTCGATCTGGTGCACGCCCGGCTCGTGCTGGTCCATGTACCCGACCGGGCTCGCGCGTTGGCCACGATGGCGGCAGCGCTACGGCCCGGCGGCTGGCTGCTGGTCGAGGACGCCGACACCGCTCTGCAGCCACTGGCATGCCTGGACGAGAGCGGCCCCGCGCAGCGGCGGGCCAACCGGCTGCGCGACGCGGTCCGGGAGCTGCTGGCGCGCCGCGGCGCGGACCTGCGCTACGGCCGGACACTGCCGCGGGCCTTGCGTGAGGCCGGCTTGGTGGATGTCGCCGCGGCGGGCTCCTTCCCGGTCGGCGGGCCGGCCTGCGACCGGCTGGAGGCGGCGACCATCCGGCACGTCCGCGGCGAGCTGCTCGCGGCCGGCCTGACCGATGACGCCGAGATCGACGCGCACCTGGCCGCCATCCACGCGGGAGAACTCGACCTGACACTCGCGCCGCTGATCTCGGCCTGGGGACGCCGTCCGGCCGAGCACCCTCCGGCACTCGGTTAG
- a CDS encoding DUF6193 family natural product biosynthesis protein: MNFGVGSGGSNWGRGVLRELLRQTAEVGGVVLHESDDEWGSLAKYVDAGLGRRVTVYPPDEQHRAFRVVLASDLPSNFPRLAGGWTADPAEVVRAVVAWTGGAGLEETKAQAPCIEFRPWALVHEREPFGGVELEWHLQLDRIHFPPGDRDLRTHALLAAAYAQPVLRRLTPATSMMNVWFSTSVRANWKTHVGHILWVHEKGVYGVHNGSEVIARFETAEEAVALVVATLPEGIGLAR, from the coding sequence ATGAACTTCGGGGTGGGGTCTGGCGGGAGCAACTGGGGTCGCGGGGTACTGCGGGAGCTGCTGAGGCAGACGGCGGAGGTGGGCGGGGTCGTCCTGCACGAGTCGGACGATGAGTGGGGGTCCCTAGCGAAGTACGTCGACGCGGGGCTCGGTCGGCGGGTGACGGTGTATCCGCCCGACGAGCAGCACCGGGCCTTCCGGGTGGTCCTCGCAAGCGACCTTCCGAGTAACTTCCCGCGCCTGGCCGGCGGGTGGACCGCCGATCCGGCCGAGGTGGTCAGGGCGGTGGTGGCCTGGACCGGCGGAGCGGGGCTCGAGGAGACCAAGGCGCAGGCCCCGTGCATCGAATTTCGGCCATGGGCTCTCGTGCACGAGCGGGAGCCGTTCGGCGGGGTTGAGTTGGAGTGGCACCTCCAGTTGGACCGCATCCACTTTCCGCCGGGCGACCGGGACCTACGCACGCATGCGTTGCTGGCCGCGGCGTACGCCCAGCCGGTGCTCCGCCGGCTGACACCTGCGACCAGCATGATGAACGTCTGGTTCTCCACCAGTGTCAGGGCGAACTGGAAGACACATGTCGGGCACATCCTGTGGGTGCACGAAAAGGGGGTCTACGGGGTACACAACGGGAGCGAGGTGATCGCGCGCTTCGAGACGGCGGAGGAGGCCGTCGCCCTTGTGGTGGCCACCCTGCCGGAGGGGATCGGGCTGGCACGTTAA